A genomic window from Caldicellulosiruptor kronotskyensis 2002 includes:
- a CDS encoding glycosyltransferase — MILFVLFILGIASGFLLFSKIFLSDTKGDFFELNQKISVIIPARNEEKNLPHLLKSLLNQTIVPDEIIVVDDFSEDGTCKIAEKFGVKLIKNPPLPPGWTGKNWALWNGYLNSTGDILIFLDADVRLSENGIERIIKTLFSTNGAISVIPYHTTQQLYEKLCLIVNILGVFAFMSPYERKSKNKGMYGSCIAVFRKDYEKVGGHKRICNRVTDDLSLGKLFCKNGIRVENFLGYGAVTFRMYPNGMKSQLEGIAKSAALSMQLLNTKTVILIALWTFGLVLTGFLTPILLYIHHPLATKFLIGYILYVIQILYLQIYIGDFGFLLPILYFIPTAYFLLMILYSFYQVKFIKSIYWKGRQIKVGGHNS; from the coding sequence ATGATACTTTTTGTTCTTTTCATTCTGGGTATAGCTTCAGGATTTCTTCTTTTCTCAAAAATTTTTCTTTCAGACACTAAAGGCGATTTTTTTGAATTAAATCAAAAGATTTCTGTTATAATCCCTGCTCGAAACGAAGAGAAGAACTTGCCTCACCTTCTTAAAAGTCTATTAAACCAAACAATAGTTCCTGATGAAATAATAGTGGTAGATGATTTTTCTGAAGATGGGACTTGCAAAATCGCTGAAAAATTTGGTGTGAAACTAATTAAAAATCCACCTTTGCCTCCAGGCTGGACAGGTAAAAATTGGGCTCTTTGGAATGGGTATTTAAACTCAACAGGTGATATACTGATATTTTTAGATGCTGATGTGAGACTATCTGAAAATGGTATAGAAAGAATTATAAAGACACTCTTTTCAACAAATGGTGCAATTTCAGTTATACCATATCATACAACGCAGCAGCTTTATGAAAAATTGTGTTTAATTGTAAATATCCTTGGTGTATTTGCGTTTATGTCACCTTATGAAAGAAAGAGCAAGAACAAAGGAATGTATGGTTCATGTATAGCAGTTTTTAGAAAAGACTACGAAAAGGTTGGCGGGCACAAACGTATATGTAACAGAGTAACAGACGATTTGAGCCTTGGCAAGCTTTTTTGCAAAAATGGCATTAGAGTTGAAAATTTTTTAGGATACGGTGCTGTTACATTTAGAATGTACCCAAATGGAATGAAAAGCCAGCTTGAAGGAATTGCAAAAAGTGCAGCTTTAAGCATGCAGCTTTTAAATACAAAAACAGTCATTTTAATTGCTCTGTGGACTTTTGGGCTTGTCTTAACAGGTTTCTTAACACCGATTTTGCTGTACATTCATCATCCTTTAGCAACTAAATTTTTAATAGGCTATATTCTTTATGTCATTCAGATATTATATCTCCAAATATATATAGGTGATTTTGGTTTTCTACTTCCTATACTGTACTTTATTCCTACTGCATATTTTTTACTAATGATTTTGTATTCTTTTTATCAAGTAAAATTTATTAAAAGTATCTACTGGAAAGGAAGACAAATTAAAGTAGGAGGTCACAACAGTTGA
- a CDS encoding IS607 family transposase — protein sequence MLLSVQKVKEIYAICRRTLINWEKEGLITPLRTPKGRRRYKKEDIEKLLGMIEEKPKPTVVLYARVSTKKQEEYLKNQIRRLEEYAKSQGWQYEIISEIASGVNENRRGLLRLLNKIKRGEVAKVVIKYPDRLARFGFEYLKFFMESFGVELIVLNGRENEEDINRELAEDLIAIVTSFAARIYGQRGAKRHGNSSGEVSVR from the coding sequence ATATTGCTAAGTGTGCAAAAAGTTAAAGAGATATATGCTATCTGCCGAAGAACACTAATAAACTGGGAGAAGGAAGGGTTAATAACACCTCTCAGGACACCGAAGGGAAGGAGAAGGTATAAAAAAGAAGACATAGAAAAGCTACTTGGTATGATAGAGGAAAAACCAAAACCAACCGTTGTTTTGTATGCAAGAGTCTCCACTAAAAAGCAAGAAGAGTACCTTAAAAACCAAATTAGAAGACTTGAAGAATATGCCAAGTCTCAAGGTTGGCAGTATGAAATTATATCTGAAATAGCCAGCGGAGTGAATGAAAACAGGAGAGGACTATTAAGACTTTTGAACAAAATCAAAAGAGGAGAAGTTGCAAAAGTTGTAATAAAGTATCCCGACAGACTTGCAAGGTTTGGATTTGAATATCTTAAGTTTTTCATGGAGAGTTTTGGAGTAGAACTTATAGTGTTAAATGGCAGAGAAAATGAAGAAGATATTAACAGAGAACTGGCAGAGGACTTAATAGCGATAGTAACATCTTTTGCAGCAAGGATTTATGGACAAAGAGGTGCTAAAAGACATGGTAACAGTTCAGGCGAAGTTAGTGTTCGATAG
- a CDS encoding glycerol-3-phosphate acyltransferase, translating into MLVAITLLEFFCGSLMFSYWLGKLVKKDITAVGDGNPGAFNLIQAAGVKIGLLGVFLDFAKGYFPLVYFVEQGYLPKSYIIPAAIAPILGHAFSPFLRFKGGKSIATTFGVWSATTRFRVSLFYAVVLALLFLIAKKLKHGSRTTTQEDAFMVVLGFTIVGAYLYLNNFSVYLLALWFLNLIIMIYKNKEKLATFYISLTDKQHEIKK; encoded by the coding sequence ATGCTTGTTGCAATCACTCTTTTGGAATTTTTCTGTGGATCGTTGATGTTCTCCTACTGGCTTGGAAAGCTTGTCAAAAAGGATATAACAGCTGTTGGAGACGGAAATCCAGGAGCTTTTAATCTGATTCAGGCAGCTGGAGTTAAAATTGGACTTTTGGGAGTATTTCTTGATTTTGCAAAAGGTTATTTTCCCCTTGTGTATTTTGTTGAACAGGGATACCTGCCAAAGTCATATATTATTCCCGCTGCAATCGCACCAATCTTAGGACATGCATTTTCACCTTTTTTGAGATTTAAAGGAGGAAAATCCATTGCAACTACATTTGGAGTGTGGAGTGCTACAACTCGCTTTAGAGTTTCTCTCTTCTATGCGGTTGTACTTGCTCTGCTGTTTTTAATAGCGAAAAAACTAAAGCATGGCAGTCGTACAACAACACAAGAGGATGCTTTTATGGTAGTGCTTGGCTTTACAATTGTGGGTGCATATCTCTATTTGAATAACTTTTCGGTTTATCTTTTGGCCTTGTGGTTTTTAAACTTAATTATAATGATATATAAAAACAAGGAAAAACTTGCTACTTTTTATATTTCGCTCACTGATAAACAACATGAGATAAAAAAATAA
- a CDS encoding glycoside hydrolase family 13 protein: protein MDLHKKWWKEAVVYQIYPRSFYDSNGDGIGDLPGIIEKLDYLQELGVDVIWLNPIYKSPNADNGYDISDYYDIMDEFGTMEDFDRLLNEAHKRGIKIVMDLVVNHTSDEHKWFLESRKSKDNPYRDFYFWRPGKNGGPPNNWTSFFSGPAWKYDELTGEYYLHLFAVKQPDLNWNNPQVRQEIYKMMKWWLDKGIDGFRMDVINLISKVEGLPDDPDENQGGLIGFKYYANGPRVHEYLQEMNREVLSKYDIMTVGETPFVTPEIAKLYVEYDRNELNMIFHFEHMDMDCSGSKWNIKPWKLTDLKKIMFKWYLALKDKGWNSLYLNNHDQPRMVSRFGNDKEYRVESAKLLATLLHTWQGTPYIYQGEEIGMTNCKFESFDEFRDIETLNWYKEMKKLGKSDEELLEILNKRSRDHARTPMQWDDSKNAGFTKGTPWIKVNPNYKEINVKKALEDKNSVFYYYKKLIELRKKHPVIVYGDVQMLYEDDEKIFAYTRSYEDERLLVVMNFSEEESEFLAPNEIFTQKPELLISNYEIDDNIQEKIVLKPYESRVYKI from the coding sequence ATGGACTTGCACAAAAAGTGGTGGAAGGAAGCTGTTGTATATCAAATCTATCCTCGAAGTTTTTATGACTCAAACGGTGATGGAATTGGAGATTTGCCAGGAATAATAGAAAAACTTGATTATCTACAAGAACTTGGAGTGGATGTTATTTGGCTAAATCCTATTTACAAATCTCCAAATGCAGACAACGGTTATGACATCAGCGATTACTATGATATCATGGACGAGTTTGGTACAATGGAAGACTTTGATAGGCTCTTGAATGAAGCTCACAAAAGAGGAATTAAAATTGTAATGGACCTTGTTGTGAACCACACATCTGATGAACACAAATGGTTTTTGGAGTCCAGAAAATCAAAAGACAATCCTTACAGAGATTTTTATTTTTGGCGCCCTGGTAAAAATGGAGGACCTCCTAATAACTGGACATCTTTTTTCAGCGGCCCTGCATGGAAATACGATGAGTTGACAGGAGAATATTACCTTCACCTTTTTGCTGTAAAGCAACCAGACCTCAACTGGAACAATCCTCAGGTCCGTCAAGAAATTTACAAAATGATGAAGTGGTGGCTTGACAAAGGCATAGATGGATTTAGAATGGATGTAATAAATCTCATTTCAAAAGTTGAGGGGCTACCAGATGACCCAGATGAAAATCAAGGAGGCTTGATTGGTTTTAAATACTATGCCAACGGTCCAAGGGTGCATGAATATCTTCAGGAAATGAACAGAGAAGTGCTTTCAAAATACGACATCATGACAGTAGGTGAGACTCCATTTGTAACTCCTGAGATTGCAAAGCTATATGTAGAGTATGATAGAAATGAGCTTAATATGATATTTCATTTTGAGCACATGGATATGGACTGCAGCGGCAGCAAGTGGAATATAAAACCTTGGAAACTCACTGATTTGAAAAAGATAATGTTCAAGTGGTATTTGGCTTTAAAAGACAAGGGCTGGAATTCGCTTTATCTTAACAACCATGACCAGCCAAGGATGGTCTCACGCTTTGGAAACGACAAAGAGTACAGAGTTGAGTCTGCAAAGCTTTTAGCAACCCTGCTTCACACATGGCAGGGAACTCCTTATATCTACCAAGGTGAAGAGATTGGTATGACAAACTGCAAGTTTGAAAGTTTTGATGAGTTCAGGGACATTGAAACACTCAACTGGTACAAAGAGATGAAAAAGCTTGGAAAATCAGATGAAGAGCTTTTAGAAATCTTAAACAAAAGAAGTAGAGACCATGCACGAACACCTATGCAGTGGGATGATTCTAAAAATGCAGGATTTACAAAAGGCACCCCATGGATAAAGGTAAATCCAAATTATAAGGAAATAAATGTTAAAAAAGCTTTAGAAGATAAAAATTCAGTGTTTTATTACTATAAGAAATTGATTGAACTTAGAAAAAAGCATCCTGTCATTGTATATGGGGATGTTCAAATGCTTTATGAGGACGATGAAAAGATCTTTGCATATACAAGAAGCTATGAAGATGAAAGGCTTCTTGTTGTAATGAACTTTTCTGAAGAAGAAAGCGAGTTTTTAGCACCAAATGAAATATTTACCCAAAAACCTGAACTTCTGATAAGTAACTATGAAATTGACGACAATATCCAAGAAAAAATTGTTTTAAAACCTTATGAATCGAGGGTATATAAAATATAA
- a CDS encoding Fur family transcriptional regulator translates to MNDINLLKEDLEKRGIKPSLIRIKVYEYLKKHRTHPTAEEVYLNLSKEIPTLSKTSVYNTLSLFVEKGLVQMLTIEENIARFDADTSVHGHFQCKVCCKIYDFLVEKESIQSYLDKNFDVEEIYVYYKGVCPYCKNKSLS, encoded by the coding sequence ATTAATGATATAAATCTTTTAAAAGAGGATCTTGAAAAAAGAGGTATAAAACCATCACTGATTAGGATTAAAGTTTATGAGTATTTGAAAAAACACAGAACACATCCCACAGCTGAAGAGGTATATTTAAATCTTTCAAAAGAGATTCCAACACTTTCTAAAACATCAGTATACAATACTTTAAGTCTTTTTGTTGAAAAAGGACTTGTTCAGATGTTGACAATCGAAGAAAATATAGCAAGGTTTGACGCTGACACCTCTGTTCACGGTCATTTTCAGTGCAAGGTGTGTTGCAAGATTTACGACTTTTTAGTTGAAAAAGAGTCCATTCAATCTTATTTAGACAAAAACTTTGACGTTGAGGAAATTTATGTCTACTATAAGGGTGTATGCCCTTATTGTAAAAATAAAAGTTTATCTTAA
- the rbr gene encoding rubrerythrin, whose product MKDLKGTQTEKNLWAAFAGESQARNKYTYFASQARKEGYEQIAAIFEETAENEKEHAKLFFKFLNGIGNTQENLKAAAEGEHYEWAEMYKEFARVAREEGFEEIAIAFEFVAKVEEKHEERYRKLLENVENGKVFVKDDVVVWKCRNCGYVHVGKEAPKVCPTCKHPQSFFEIRAENY is encoded by the coding sequence ATGAAAGATTTGAAAGGAACACAGACAGAAAAGAACTTGTGGGCAGCGTTTGCTGGCGAGTCTCAGGCAAGAAACAAATATACTTATTTTGCATCACAGGCAAGAAAAGAAGGCTACGAGCAAATTGCAGCAATCTTTGAAGAGACAGCTGAAAATGAAAAGGAACATGCAAAGCTATTTTTCAAGTTCTTAAACGGAATTGGTAACACTCAAGAAAACCTCAAAGCTGCTGCAGAAGGCGAACATTACGAGTGGGCTGAAATGTACAAAGAGTTTGCAAGGGTTGCAAGAGAAGAAGGATTTGAAGAGATAGCTATTGCTTTTGAGTTTGTTGCGAAGGTTGAGGAAAAACATGAAGAAAGATACAGAAAACTCCTTGAAAATGTTGAAAACGGCAAGGTATTTGTAAAAGATGATGTTGTCGTTTGGAAGTGCAGAAACTGCGGCTATGTGCATGTTGGCAAAGAAGCTCCAAAGGTATGTCCAACCTGCAAACATCCACAGTCATTCTTTGAGATTAGAGCTGAGAATTATTAA
- a CDS encoding DNA methyltransferase, with translation MNWGKIIIGDSRNMSEIDNETIDLIITSPPYWHLKDYGVANQIGYGQTLHEYLKDLYRVWQECFRVLKEGRRLCINIGDQFARSIVYGRYKIIPLHSEIIAQCEDIGFDYMGAIIWQKKTTMNTSGGANVMGSYPYPPNGMIEIDYEFILIFKKHGKSPKVSPEIKEKSVLTKEEWKEYFSGHWYFKGEKQTEHEAMFPDELPYRLIKMFSFVGDTVLDPFLGSGTTLKVALELERNGIGYEINPDFLEVINKKLNTINNSFLYKIETIKKETETPEIKAVKYEPRIKDASPIIDPKIIEPKKNQYFKVSEIVSADTVKLNSGLEVKLLGVKIKKEKEKEAVEYLKNYVLNKEVFLRYDSNSTVKNNNVNAYLYLKNKIFINAYLIKSGLALADKDSFYTYKNKFKKLEMVD, from the coding sequence ATGAATTGGGGAAAAATAATTATAGGAGATAGCAGAAATATGTCTGAAATAGATAATGAAACAATTGATTTGATAATAACATCACCGCCTTATTGGCATTTAAAAGACTACGGTGTAGCTAACCAAATAGGATATGGTCAAACACTTCATGAGTACTTAAAAGATTTGTATCGGGTATGGCAAGAATGTTTTAGAGTTCTTAAAGAAGGGCGGCGTTTGTGTATCAATATTGGTGACCAATTTGCACGCTCTATAGTTTATGGCAGATATAAAATAATTCCATTACACTCTGAGATAATTGCTCAATGTGAAGATATAGGATTTGATTATATGGGAGCAATAATTTGGCAGAAAAAAACCACAATGAATACAAGTGGTGGAGCAAATGTTATGGGTTCTTACCCATATCCACCAAATGGCATGATAGAAATCGATTATGAATTTATACTTATATTCAAAAAGCATGGAAAATCCCCAAAGGTGTCTCCTGAAATTAAAGAAAAATCAGTCTTGACAAAGGAAGAGTGGAAAGAATACTTTAGTGGGCACTGGTACTTCAAAGGTGAAAAACAAACTGAACACGAAGCCATGTTCCCTGATGAACTTCCATATAGATTAATCAAAATGTTTTCATTTGTTGGAGACACAGTATTGGATCCATTCTTAGGTAGCGGAACAACCTTAAAAGTTGCCTTAGAACTTGAAAGAAATGGAATAGGGTATGAAATCAATCCAGATTTTTTAGAAGTAATAAATAAAAAGTTAAATACAATTAATAACTCGTTCCTTTATAAGATTGAGACTATTAAAAAAGAAACCGAAACTCCTGAGATAAAAGCTGTAAAATATGAACCACGTATCAAAGATGCATCACCTATAATAGATCCTAAGATAATTGAACCGAAAAAAAATCAATATTTTAAAGTTTCCGAAATAGTTTCTGCTGATACAGTTAAACTTAACAGTGGTCTAGAAGTAAAACTATTAGGTGTAAAAATAAAAAAAGAAAAAGAAAAAGAAGCTGTAGAATACTTAAAAAATTATGTGTTAAATAAAGAAGTTTTTTTGCGCTACGATAGTAACTCTACTGTAAAAAACAATAATGTAAATGCTTATTTGTACCTTAAAAACAAAATCTTTATCAATGCTTACTTAATAAAAAGTGGACTTGCTTTAGCCGATAAAGATAGTTTCTACACTTACAAAAATAAATTTAAAAAATTAGAAATGGTTGACTAA
- a CDS encoding SHOCT domain-containing protein, which yields MMRYFYNHFDGLWGLHMIGGFIVGILFLIVLVVIIIYAINKFSQLYMETKKNGLQSFSPEDEALKILNMRFANGEISEEEYERKKKLLLNN from the coding sequence ATGATGAGATATTTTTATAATCACTTTGATGGTCTTTGGGGACTTCATATGATAGGAGGTTTTATTGTGGGTATTTTATTTTTGATAGTATTAGTGGTTATAATAATTTATGCTATTAACAAATTTAGCCAGTTGTATATGGAAACAAAGAAAAATGGTTTGCAATCTTTTTCGCCAGAAGACGAAGCGCTTAAGATTTTAAATATGCGATTTGCAAATGGTGAGATATCCGAAGAAGAGTATGAGAGAAAGAAAAAACTGTTGTTAAATAATTAA
- a CDS encoding acetylxylan esterase produces MVFEMPLEKLKTYMGTNPCPPDFDEYWQRALKEMDEVEPNVEIVKEESVEAPYAECFNMYFTGVKGARIRVQLIKPKKIEKPCPAILMFHGYKWYSGDWSDKFGLVAAGFIVAAMDVRGQNGYSEDVGGVKGNTVQGHIIRGFDDDKDQLLYRQIFLDTAELAKIIANMPEVDEKRIAALGYSQGGGLALACAALSPYISRVVSVYPFLCDYKRVWEMDLAKDAYEEIRTYFRFRDPLHEREDEIFTKLGYIDVQHLAKWIRAEVLMVTGLMDTICPPSTQFAAYNKIQSKKQMLIYPDFGHEQIFYLNDKIFMYLMEMLK; encoded by the coding sequence ATGGTTTTTGAAATGCCGCTTGAAAAGTTAAAAACGTATATGGGGACAAATCCGTGTCCGCCAGACTTTGATGAGTACTGGCAAAGGGCATTAAAAGAGATGGATGAGGTTGAACCCAATGTAGAGATTGTCAAAGAAGAGTCAGTAGAAGCTCCATATGCTGAGTGTTTTAATATGTATTTTACCGGAGTAAAAGGAGCAAGAATAAGGGTTCAGCTTATAAAACCTAAAAAAATTGAGAAGCCATGCCCTGCAATTTTGATGTTTCATGGATACAAATGGTATTCTGGCGACTGGAGTGACAAATTTGGACTTGTTGCTGCAGGTTTCATAGTTGCTGCAATGGATGTAAGAGGACAAAATGGTTATTCAGAAGATGTTGGTGGTGTGAAGGGCAACACGGTTCAAGGACATATAATAAGGGGTTTTGACGATGATAAAGACCAGCTTTTATACAGGCAGATTTTCTTAGATACAGCTGAGCTTGCAAAGATAATAGCTAACATGCCAGAAGTAGATGAAAAAAGAATTGCAGCATTAGGATATTCTCAAGGTGGCGGGCTTGCTCTTGCCTGTGCAGCTTTATCTCCTTATATTTCAAGGGTTGTGTCTGTTTATCCTTTTCTTTGTGACTACAAGAGAGTTTGGGAGATGGATTTAGCAAAAGACGCTTATGAAGAAATAAGAACATATTTCAGATTTAGAGACCCTCTTCATGAAAGAGAAGATGAGATATTTACAAAGCTTGGCTACATAGATGTTCAGCATCTTGCAAAGTGGATAAGAGCAGAGGTTTTAATGGTTACAGGTCTTATGGACACAATCTGCCCACCATCTACTCAGTTTGCTGCCTACAATAAAATACAGTCCAAAAAACAAATGCTCATCTACCCTGACTTTGGACATGAACAGATTTTCTACTTAAATGACAAGATATTTATGTATCTTATGGAGATGTTAAAATAA
- the ptsP gene encoding phosphoenolpyruvate--protein phosphotransferase: protein MSKLMGVNSVVIKGIPVSEGIGLGRAVVIKESEYTIKKTKIENTGAELRRFLDSIEKAKEQIRKIKAATQESLGEKNAMIFDAHLLILDDPEFVNMVRGKIEEGINAEFAIDESARFFENMLLSLEDEYMRERANDIKDVALRLIKILNGEKQIDLKNLPEDSILIVHDLTPSQTAQINKQNVRGFVTEKGGKTSHTAIIARTYEIPAVVGVEDIINKIKDGDFLIVDGYEGFVYVNPEEDLIKEYEKKIVEENKRKEELKSFLYVESKTQDGKRIKLFANIAHIEEIDAALKNGAEGIGLFRTEFLFMDRSQPPSEDEQFEVYKTVLEKMEGKPVIIRTLDVGGDKNISYLNIDKEENPFLGYRAIRLCLGNKELFKTQLRALLRASIYGKLKMMFPMITCIDEVYQVKWIIQEAKEELKKENIPFSQNIEIGIMIETPAAAVISDILAKEADFFSIGTNDLIQYTLAIDRTNDKVSYLYNPLHPAVLRLIKMTVENAHKRGIEVGVCGEIASNQEFVPVLIGLGIDELSLNPSKILNVKKKILQTRFEEENLRVKELLNWQ from the coding sequence ATGAGTAAGTTGATGGGGGTAAATAGTGTGGTGATAAAAGGCATTCCTGTCTCAGAAGGGATTGGTTTGGGGAGAGCAGTTGTAATCAAAGAAAGTGAATATACAATCAAAAAGACAAAAATAGAGAATACTGGTGCTGAGCTGAGACGCTTTTTGGATAGCATAGAAAAAGCAAAAGAACAGATAAGGAAGATAAAAGCTGCAACTCAGGAAAGTTTAGGCGAAAAAAACGCAATGATTTTTGATGCCCATCTTTTAATCCTTGACGACCCAGAATTTGTAAATATGGTAAGAGGAAAGATAGAAGAAGGGATAAATGCTGAGTTTGCCATTGATGAGTCGGCAAGGTTTTTTGAAAATATGCTTTTGAGCTTAGAAGATGAATATATGAGAGAGAGGGCAAATGATATAAAAGATGTAGCTTTGAGACTAATTAAAATTTTGAATGGAGAAAAACAAATAGACCTAAAAAATCTTCCTGAGGACAGTATTTTGATTGTGCATGACCTTACTCCTTCACAAACAGCCCAAATAAATAAACAAAATGTGCGGGGATTTGTCACAGAGAAAGGTGGCAAAACTTCTCATACAGCAATAATTGCAAGAACATACGAAATTCCCGCAGTTGTTGGTGTAGAAGATATAATCAATAAAATAAAAGACGGAGATTTTCTGATTGTAGATGGCTATGAGGGGTTTGTCTATGTGAATCCTGAAGAGGATTTAATAAAGGAGTATGAAAAGAAGATTGTGGAAGAAAATAAGAGAAAAGAAGAGTTAAAAAGCTTTTTGTATGTTGAGTCCAAGACACAAGATGGGAAAAGGATAAAACTGTTTGCAAATATTGCGCATATAGAAGAGATTGACGCTGCCCTGAAAAATGGAGCAGAAGGAATTGGGCTTTTCAGAACAGAGTTTTTGTTCATGGATAGAAGCCAGCCACCATCAGAAGATGAACAGTTTGAAGTTTATAAAACTGTACTTGAAAAGATGGAAGGCAAGCCGGTTATTATAAGAACTTTGGATGTTGGGGGAGACAAGAATATTTCATATTTGAATATAGATAAAGAAGAAAATCCTTTTTTGGGGTACAGAGCTATCAGGCTCTGCTTAGGAAATAAAGAGCTTTTTAAAACTCAGCTAAGGGCGCTTTTAAGAGCATCTATTTATGGAAAACTCAAAATGATGTTTCCTATGATAACCTGTATTGATGAAGTGTATCAGGTAAAATGGATTATCCAGGAAGCCAAAGAAGAGCTCAAAAAAGAAAATATTCCTTTCTCACAAAACATCGAAATTGGTATAATGATAGAAACTCCTGCTGCAGCAGTTATCTCAGATATTTTGGCTAAAGAAGCTGACTTTTTTAGCATAGGAACAAATGACCTTATCCAGTACACCCTTGCAATTGACAGGACAAATGATAAAGTATCGTACCTGTACAATCCTTTGCACCCGGCTGTTTTGAGACTTATTAAGATGACAGTTGAAAATGCTCACAAAAGAGGCATAGAGGTTGGGGTGTGCGGAGAGATTGCATCAAACCAGGAATTTGTTCCTGTTTTGATAGGACTTGGTATTGATGAGCTAAGCTTAAATCCTTCTAAGATATTAAATGTAAAGAAGAAAATTTTACAAACAAGGTTTGAGGAAGAAAACCTTCGTGTAAAAGAGCTTTTAAATTGGCAGTAA
- a CDS encoding HPr family phosphocarrier protein: MVEAKVVLKNPTGLHARPASIFVTEAGKFKSDIFIIKDGKEVNAKSILNILAMGAKKGDEIILKVVGEDEDQALKRLVDLLENLNE, translated from the coding sequence ATGGTTGAAGCTAAAGTTGTTTTAAAAAATCCAACAGGTCTTCACGCAAGGCCTGCCAGCATATTTGTGACTGAAGCGGGGAAGTTTAAAAGTGATATTTTTATTATAAAAGACGGGAAGGAAGTAAATGCAAAAAGTATTTTAAACATCTTGGCAATGGGAGCTAAAAAAGGTGATGAGATTATTCTCAAAGTTGTAGGCGAAGATGAAGACCAAGCTTTAAAACGTTTAGTGGATTTATTAGAGAATCTAAATGAGTAA